The following are encoded together in the Microterricola viridarii genome:
- a CDS encoding NADP-dependent isocitrate dehydrogenase: MTKIVYTYTDEAPMLATHSFFPVISAFAGTAGVELETRDISLAGRILAAFPEKLSAEQQVGDALAELGALATTPEANIIKLPNISASLPQLKAAISELQAKGYDIPDHPDAPATDADKDVRARYDKIKGSAVNPVLREGNSDRRAPLSVKEYVRKNPHRMGAWAADSKTNVATMGHDDFFSNEKSVVIADDDVLRIEHVNAAGEVTTLHPGVKVLPGEVIDATFLNVAKLHEFLAEAIERARAEDVLFSVHLKATMMKVSDPIIFGHVVRAFFPAVFEQYGAELQAAGLTPNNGLGSILDGLDALENGAEIRAAFEQGLKDGPRLAMVNSDKGITNLHVPSDVIVDASMPAMIRSSGHMWGVDGAEHDTIAVIPDSSYAGIYQAVIDDCRANGAYDPTTMGTVPNVGLMAQKAEEYGSHDKTFELSEAGTVRVVNQAGEALLEHAVQAGDIWRACQTKDVAIRDWVKLAVNRARATGTPTVFWLDENRAHDANLIAKVNAYLPEHDTAGLDIRVLAPAAATTLSVERIRRGEDTISVTGNVLRDYNTDLFPILELGTSAKMLSIVPLLNGGGLFETGAGGSAPKHVQQLVEENYLRWDSLGEFLALAASFEHFADANDNAKARVLGATLDRATGTFLLENKSPGRALGTIDNRGSHFFLTLFWAEELAKQTEDAELAAAFAPLAATLRANEQTIVDELIAVQGSPVDIGGYFKVDEAKTDAVMRPSTTFAEALASL, from the coding sequence ATGACCAAGATCGTCTACACCTACACCGATGAGGCGCCGATGCTGGCGACACACTCGTTCTTCCCCGTCATCAGCGCCTTCGCCGGCACCGCGGGTGTCGAGCTCGAAACGCGTGACATCTCCCTCGCCGGCCGCATCCTGGCCGCGTTCCCCGAGAAGCTGAGCGCCGAGCAGCAGGTCGGCGATGCACTCGCCGAGCTGGGCGCGCTCGCCACCACGCCCGAGGCGAACATCATCAAGCTGCCGAACATCTCGGCGTCGCTGCCGCAGCTGAAGGCCGCAATCTCGGAGCTGCAGGCCAAGGGCTACGACATTCCGGATCACCCCGACGCCCCCGCGACGGATGCCGACAAGGACGTGCGCGCGCGCTACGACAAGATCAAGGGATCCGCGGTGAACCCGGTGCTTCGTGAGGGCAACTCCGACCGTCGCGCGCCGCTCTCGGTCAAGGAGTACGTGCGCAAGAACCCGCACCGCATGGGGGCGTGGGCAGCCGACTCCAAGACCAACGTCGCCACCATGGGACACGACGACTTCTTCTCCAACGAGAAGTCGGTTGTCATCGCCGACGACGACGTGCTGCGCATCGAGCACGTGAACGCGGCCGGCGAAGTCACCACCCTGCACCCCGGCGTGAAGGTGCTGCCGGGTGAGGTCATCGACGCCACATTCCTCAACGTCGCCAAGCTGCACGAGTTCCTCGCCGAGGCGATCGAGCGCGCCCGCGCCGAAGACGTGCTGTTCTCCGTGCACCTCAAGGCCACCATGATGAAGGTCTCCGACCCGATCATCTTCGGTCACGTCGTCCGCGCCTTCTTCCCGGCCGTGTTCGAGCAGTACGGCGCAGAGCTCCAGGCCGCGGGACTCACCCCCAACAACGGCCTCGGCAGCATCCTCGACGGGCTGGATGCCCTCGAGAACGGCGCCGAGATCCGCGCCGCGTTCGAGCAGGGGCTGAAGGACGGCCCGCGCCTGGCCATGGTCAACTCCGACAAGGGCATCACCAACCTGCACGTGCCGAGCGACGTGATCGTCGACGCCTCGATGCCGGCCATGATCCGCAGCTCCGGGCACATGTGGGGCGTCGACGGCGCCGAGCACGACACCATCGCCGTCATCCCCGACTCCAGCTACGCCGGCATCTACCAGGCCGTGATCGACGACTGCCGCGCCAACGGCGCGTACGACCCGACCACCATGGGCACCGTGCCGAACGTCGGCCTCATGGCACAGAAGGCCGAGGAGTACGGCTCGCACGACAAGACGTTCGAGCTCAGCGAGGCGGGCACCGTGCGCGTCGTCAACCAGGCAGGCGAGGCCCTGCTGGAGCACGCCGTGCAGGCCGGTGACATCTGGCGCGCCTGCCAGACCAAGGATGTCGCCATCCGCGACTGGGTGAAGCTCGCCGTCAACCGCGCCCGCGCGACCGGCACGCCCACCGTGTTCTGGCTCGACGAGAACCGCGCCCACGACGCCAACCTCATCGCCAAGGTCAACGCCTACCTGCCCGAGCACGACACGGCCGGCCTCGACATTCGGGTGCTCGCACCCGCCGCGGCCACCACGCTCTCGGTCGAGCGCATCCGTCGCGGCGAGGACACCATCTCGGTGACCGGCAACGTGCTGCGCGACTACAACACCGACCTGTTCCCGATTCTGGAGCTCGGCACCAGCGCCAAGATGCTCTCAATCGTGCCGCTGCTCAACGGCGGCGGTCTCTTCGAGACCGGCGCGGGCGGATCGGCCCCGAAGCACGTGCAGCAGCTCGTGGAGGAGAACTACCTGCGCTGGGACAGCCTGGGTGAGTTCCTCGCGCTGGCCGCCAGCTTCGAGCACTTCGCCGACGCCAACGACAACGCCAAGGCCCGTGTGCTCGGTGCGACCCTCGACCGCGCCACCGGCACCTTCCTGCTCGAGAACAAGTCGCCCGGCCGTGCCCTCGGCACGATCGACAACCGCGGCTCGCACTTCTTCCTCACCCTGTTCTGGGCCG